A genome region from Bacteroides stercoris ATCC 43183 includes the following:
- a CDS encoding DUF6922 domain-containing protein translates to MSANECMEQFSPHLFWDVRKEDIDLDAHAQYVIQRVLEYGLLGDWNLIKSYYGLPKIVETAKGLRSLEPRALAYIAAISKTPKEQFRCYTWKQLNPQPWNS, encoded by the coding sequence ATGTCTGCAAATGAATGTATGGAACAATTCTCTCCGCATCTGTTCTGGGATGTGCGCAAAGAGGATATCGACCTCGACGCACATGCGCAATATGTGATACAGAGAGTGCTGGAATATGGCTTGCTGGGCGACTGGAATCTCATTAAGTCATACTACGGATTGCCCAAAATCGTAGAGACCGCAAAGGGATTGAGGAGCTTGGAACCCCGTGCGCTGGCATACATTGCCGCTATTTCAAAAACCCCTAAAGAACAGTTCAGATGCTATACCTGGAAACAGTTGAATCCTCAACCCTGGAACTCCTGA
- a CDS encoding DUF4248 domain-containing protein, translated as MTNFKIRTFGRTELAQLYCPELCPQAAFRKLNQWIDLYPNLREELLALGLSPKSRTYTPAQVGLIVGALGEPGEN; from the coding sequence ATGACGAATTTTAAAATACGCACATTCGGACGCACGGAACTTGCACAGCTTTACTGTCCGGAGTTGTGCCCGCAAGCGGCTTTCCGTAAACTGAACCAATGGATAGACCTCTATCCGAACCTGCGGGAAGAACTGCTTGCCTTAGGGCTTTCGCCAAAATCGAGGACATACACGCCCGCACAGGTAGGGCTGATTGTCGGGGCGTTGGGAGAACCGGGCGAGAACTGA
- a CDS encoding N-acetylmuramoyl-L-alanine amidase: MRIITLAIIHCSATPQGVRLSFDDCRREHIRRGFSDIGYHFYITRNGEIHRGRPLEKIGAHCQNHNRHSIGICYEGGLDIRGTPADTRTPAQRASLVALLRELKRIFPKILVVGHHDLNPMKECPCFNAVAEYGGLPKLK; encoded by the coding sequence ATGAGAATCATCACGCTTGCCATCATTCACTGCTCGGCCACGCCCCAGGGCGTGCGCCTGAGCTTTGACGACTGCCGCCGCGAGCACATCCGCCGCGGCTTCAGCGACATCGGCTACCACTTCTACATCACGCGCAACGGAGAGATTCACCGCGGCCGCCCGCTGGAAAAAATCGGCGCCCATTGCCAAAACCACAACCGGCACTCCATAGGCATCTGCTACGAAGGCGGCCTGGACATCCGCGGCACACCCGCCGACACCCGCACACCGGCACAACGGGCATCGTTAGTGGCACTGCTGCGCGAACTGAAACGGATTTTTCCGAAAATTCTGGTAGTGGGACATCATGACCTGAATCCGATGAAGGAATGCCCTTGCTTTAATGCGGTGGCGGAATATGGGGGGCTGCCCAAACTGAAATGA
- a CDS encoding Nramp family divalent metal transporter, which produces MKNIFKDLQRKDHKRYLGGLDVFRYIGPGLLVTVGFIDPGNWASNFAAGSEFGYSLLWVVTLSTVMLIILQHNVAHLGIVTGLCLSEAATQYTPKWVSRPILGTAVLASISTSLAEILGGAIALQMLLDIPIIWGSVLTTVFVSIMLFTNSYKKIERAIIAFVSVIGLSFIYELFLVRIDWPVAVQGWVTPSFPQGSMLIIMSVLGAVVMPHNLFLHSEVIQSHEYNKQDDASIRRVLKYELFDTLFSMIVGWAINSAMILLAAATFFKGGIQVEELQQAKSLLDPLLGSSAGVVFALALLMAGISSTITSGMAAGSIFAGIFGESYHIRDSHSQVGVVLSLGIALLLICFIGDPFKGLLISQMILSIQLPFTVFLQVSLTSSRKVMGQYVNSKWSTFVLYTIAAIVTVLNIMLLISSL; this is translated from the coding sequence ATGAAGAATATTTTTAAAGACTTGCAACGGAAAGACCACAAACGCTATTTGGGTGGTCTGGACGTGTTCAGATATATCGGACCGGGACTGCTGGTGACGGTAGGTTTCATCGACCCCGGCAACTGGGCGTCGAATTTTGCGGCGGGGTCGGAGTTCGGCTACTCGCTGCTGTGGGTGGTGACGCTCTCTACCGTCATGCTGATAATCCTGCAACACAACGTGGCGCACCTGGGCATCGTGACGGGACTGTGCCTGTCGGAAGCCGCCACGCAGTACACTCCCAAATGGGTGTCGCGCCCTATATTGGGTACGGCGGTGCTGGCTTCCATATCCACTTCCCTTGCCGAAATATTGGGCGGGGCCATCGCACTGCAAATGTTGCTGGACATCCCCATAATATGGGGTTCGGTGCTGACCACGGTTTTCGTGTCCATAATGCTTTTCACCAACTCCTACAAGAAGATTGAAAGGGCCATCATCGCCTTCGTGTCCGTCATAGGGCTTTCGTTCATCTACGAGCTTTTCCTTGTCAGGATAGACTGGCCAGTGGCGGTGCAGGGGTGGGTGACTCCTTCGTTCCCCCAGGGAAGCATGCTCATTATCATGAGTGTGCTCGGAGCCGTGGTGATGCCCCATAACCTGTTTCTCCATTCGGAGGTGATACAGAGCCACGAGTACAACAAGCAGGACGATGCCTCTATCCGCAGGGTGCTGAAGTACGAATTGTTCGACACGCTCTTCTCCATGATTGTGGGATGGGCCATTAACAGTGCGATGATACTGCTGGCCGCCGCCACTTTCTTCAAAGGCGGGATTCAGGTGGAGGAGTTGCAGCAGGCGAAGTCGCTGTTGGATCCGTTGCTGGGCAGCAGCGCCGGCGTGGTGTTTGCGCTGGCATTGCTGATGGCGGGCATCTCCTCGACGATTACGAGCGGCATGGCGGCAGGTTCCATCTTTGCCGGTATCTTCGGCGAGTCGTACCACATCAGGGACAGCCACTCGCAGGTGGGGGTAGTCCTTTCGTTGGGCATCGCGCTGCTGTTGATTTGTTTTATCGGCGACCCGTTCAAGGGACTGCTGATTTCGCAGATGATACTGAGCATCCAGTTGCCGTTTACGGTGTTCCTGCAAGTGAGCCTCACCTCGTCCCGCAAAGTGATGGGGCAGTATGTGAACAGCAAATGGAGCACATTTGTGCTCTATACGATTGCTGCCATTGTAACGGTATTGAATATTATGCTGCTGATATCGAGTTTGTAA
- a CDS encoding TIGR03905 family TSCPD domain-containing protein, which yields MTYTYKTKGTCSTNIELEVEDGIVRNIAFWGGCNGNLQGLSRLVAGMPVKEVISRLEGIRCGGRPTSCPDQLCKALHEMGY from the coding sequence ATGACGTATACTTACAAGACCAAAGGCACGTGCAGTACCAATATCGAGCTTGAGGTGGAAGACGGCATCGTGCGGAACATCGCGTTCTGGGGCGGATGCAACGGCAATCTGCAAGGATTGTCGCGCCTGGTTGCCGGGATGCCGGTGAAAGAGGTGATTTCACGCCTGGAAGGTATCCGCTGCGGCGGACGTCCCACTTCCTGTCCCGACCAGTTGTGTAAGGCATTGCACGAGATGGGATATTGA
- a CDS encoding glycosyltransferase family 2 protein yields the protein MITSSIVLYKTAKDELNTVVSSVLDSCISFLYLIDNSPNRELESFVAKFDKKRVFYVFNDRNLGYGAGHNIAIREAIRKNACYHIVLNPDIKFKADAVTKICEYMNHNPDVGQVMPKILYSDSNIQYLCKLLPSPMDLFGRRFIPIKKYKEKRAYKYELHAMGYDKIMEIPVLSGCFMFMRVDVLKKVGGFDERFFMYSEDVDLCRRIGEVSKTMFYPMASVYHGYEKGSYKSWKLLKYHICSAIQYFNKWGWVFDKKRMQRNKECLDALSQKK from the coding sequence ATGATAACTTCCTCTATTGTTCTTTATAAGACAGCAAAAGATGAATTGAATACGGTTGTTTCCAGTGTATTGGATAGCTGTATTTCCTTTCTCTATCTGATAGATAACTCCCCTAATAGGGAACTGGAAAGTTTTGTCGCAAAATTTGATAAAAAGAGAGTTTTTTATGTCTTTAACGACCGGAATCTGGGATACGGTGCAGGGCATAACATCGCCATTCGCGAAGCTATAAGGAAAAATGCTTGTTATCATATTGTTTTAAATCCTGATATAAAGTTTAAGGCTGATGCTGTCACGAAAATTTGTGAATACATGAATCATAACCCCGATGTGGGGCAGGTTATGCCCAAAATCCTTTATTCAGACAGTAACATCCAGTATCTATGTAAGTTGTTGCCTTCTCCAATGGATTTGTTTGGGAGACGTTTTATTCCTATAAAGAAATATAAGGAGAAACGTGCTTATAAATATGAATTGCATGCTATGGGGTATGACAAAATAATGGAGATTCCGGTGCTGTCCGGATGCTTCATGTTTATGCGAGTAGATGTTTTAAAAAAGGTAGGTGGTTTTGATGAACGTTTTTTTATGTATTCTGAGGATGTTGATTTATGCCGTAGAATAGGAGAGGTGTCTAAAACAATGTTCTATCCTATGGCATCTGTGTATCATGGATATGAAAAAGGCTCTTATAAAAGTTGGAAATTATTGAAATATCATATTTGCTCTGCTATTCAATATTTTAATAAGTGGGGATGGGTATTTGATAAAAAGAGAATGCAGAGAAACAAAGAATGCCTGGATGCTTTGTCGCAAAAGAAATAG
- the pheT gene encoding phenylalanine--tRNA ligase subunit beta, whose translation MNISYNWLKEYVDFDLTPDEVAAALTSIGLETGSVEEVQTVKGGLEGLVIGEVLTCEPHPNSDHMHITTVNLGQGEPVQIVCGAANVAAGQKVVVATLGTKLYDGDECFTIKKSKLRGVESNGMICAEDEIGIGTDHAGIIVLPETAVPGTLAKDYYNIKSDYVLEVDITPNRADACSHYGVARDLYAYLVQNGKPAALKKPSVETFAVDNHDLDIRVTVENSEACPHYAGVTVKGVTVKESPEWLQNKLRIIGLRPINNVVDITNYIVHAFGQPLHCFDADKIKGGEVIVKTLPEGTPFTTLDGVERKLNGRDLMICNREEPMCIAGVFGGLDSGSTETTKDVFLESAYFHPTWVRKTARRHGLNTDASFRFERGVDPNATLYCLKLAALMVKELAGGTISSDIKDVCAAPARDFRVELSYGKVHALIGKEIPAETIKSIVTSLEMKIVGETAEGLTLDVPPYRVDVQRDCDVIEDILRIYGYNNVEIPTALKSSLTTKGECDKSNRLQNLVAEQLVGCGFNEILNNSLTRAAYYDGLESYPAKNLVMLMNPLSADLNAMRQTLLFGGLESIAHNANRKNADLKFFEFGNCYYFNEEKRNPEKALAPYSEDYHLGLWITGKRVSNSWAHQDEDSSVYELKAYVENIFARLGLQMHDLVVGNLTDDIYAAALSVQTKGGKRLATFGVVTRKLLKAFDIDNEVYYADLNWKELMKAIRNVKVNYTEISKFPAVKRDLALLIDKKVQFAEIEKIAYETEKKLLKEVSLFDVYEGKNLEAGKKSYAVSFLLQDENATLNDKQIDKVMQKLIANLQNRLGAVLR comes from the coding sequence ATGAATATCTCTTATAACTGGTTGAAAGAGTATGTGGATTTCGACCTGACACCGGATGAAGTAGCCGCCGCGCTCACTTCCATAGGACTGGAAACGGGAAGCGTGGAAGAAGTGCAAACCGTTAAAGGCGGACTGGAAGGCCTGGTCATCGGCGAAGTGCTGACGTGCGAGCCCCATCCCAACTCGGACCACATGCACATCACTACCGTAAACCTGGGACAGGGAGAACCTGTGCAGATAGTATGCGGCGCAGCCAACGTGGCAGCCGGACAGAAAGTGGTGGTGGCCACTTTGGGTACAAAACTTTATGACGGTGATGAATGCTTCACAATCAAGAAATCCAAACTCCGCGGCGTAGAGTCCAACGGCATGATTTGTGCCGAAGACGAAATAGGCATCGGCACAGACCATGCGGGCATCATCGTACTGCCCGAAACAGCAGTGCCGGGCACGCTTGCCAAGGACTATTACAACATCAAGAGCGACTACGTGCTGGAGGTGGACATCACGCCCAACCGCGCCGATGCCTGCTCGCACTACGGCGTGGCGCGCGACCTGTACGCCTACCTGGTGCAGAACGGCAAGCCCGCCGCCTTGAAGAAACCCTCTGTGGAGACTTTTGCCGTCGATAACCACGACCTCGACATCCGGGTGACGGTAGAGAACAGCGAAGCCTGCCCGCACTATGCCGGCGTCACCGTGAAAGGCGTCACCGTAAAGGAAAGCCCCGAATGGTTGCAGAACAAGCTCCGCATCATCGGCCTGCGCCCTATTAATAATGTGGTGGACATCACGAACTACATCGTCCACGCATTCGGCCAGCCGCTCCACTGCTTCGATGCGGACAAGATTAAAGGCGGCGAGGTCATTGTAAAGACCCTGCCCGAAGGCACTCCCTTCACCACCCTGGACGGCGTGGAACGCAAGCTCAACGGACGCGACCTGATGATTTGCAACCGGGAAGAGCCCATGTGCATCGCCGGAGTGTTCGGCGGACTGGATTCAGGCTCTACCGAAACCACGAAGGACGTCTTCCTCGAAAGCGCTTATTTTCACCCCACCTGGGTGCGTAAGACCGCCCGCCGCCACGGCCTGAACACGGATGCTTCCTTCCGCTTTGAAAGAGGCGTCGACCCCAACGCCACCCTTTACTGCCTGAAACTGGCGGCACTGATGGTGAAGGAACTTGCCGGCGGCACCATCTCTTCCGACATCAAGGATGTATGCGCCGCTCCCGCCCGCGACTTCCGGGTGGAACTCTCTTACGGGAAGGTACACGCGCTGATAGGCAAGGAGATTCCGGCAGAGACGATAAAAAGCATCGTGACGAGCCTGGAGATGAAGATTGTAGGCGAAACGGCAGAGGGCCTGACGCTCGACGTGCCGCCATACCGCGTGGATGTGCAGCGCGACTGCGATGTGATAGAGGACATCCTCCGTATTTACGGATATAATAATGTGGAGATTCCCACAGCCTTGAAGTCCAGCCTGACAACGAAGGGCGAGTGCGACAAGTCCAACCGTCTGCAGAACCTGGTTGCCGAGCAACTGGTGGGCTGCGGTTTCAACGAAATCCTGAACAACTCGCTGACACGCGCCGCCTATTACGACGGACTGGAATCTTATCCCGCCAAGAACCTCGTGATGCTGATGAACCCGCTCAGCGCCGATCTGAACGCCATGCGCCAGACACTGCTTTTCGGCGGACTGGAGAGCATCGCGCACAATGCCAACCGCAAGAATGCCGATTTGAAATTCTTTGAATTCGGCAACTGCTATTACTTCAACGAAGAGAAGCGTAACCCCGAAAAGGCGCTCGCTCCTTATTCCGAAGACTATCACCTGGGCCTGTGGATTACCGGCAAGAGAGTGTCCAACTCATGGGCGCATCAGGACGAGGACAGTTCGGTGTACGAGCTGAAAGCGTATGTAGAAAACATATTTGCCCGTCTGGGCTTGCAGATGCACGACCTGGTAGTGGGCAACCTTACGGACGATATTTACGCCGCTGCCCTGTCCGTGCAGACAAAGGGGGGCAAGCGCCTTGCCACGTTCGGCGTGGTGACGAGGAAGCTCCTGAAAGCGTTCGACATCGACAACGAGGTGTACTATGCCGACCTGAACTGGAAAGAGCTGATGAAGGCCATCAGGAACGTGAAGGTAAACTATACCGAAATCTCCAAATTCCCGGCCGTGAAGCGCGACCTCGCTTTGCTGATTGACAAGAAGGTGCAGTTTGCCGAAATCGAAAAGATTGCCTACGAAACGGAGAAGAAGCTGCTGAAAGAAGTCTCCCTCTTCGACGTCTATGAAGGCAAGAACCTGGAAGCCGGCAAGAAATCGTATGCCGTAAGTTTCCTGTTGCAGGACGAGAATGCCACACTGAACGACAAGCAGATTGACAAAGTGATGCAGAAACTGATTGCCAACCTGCAGAACCGACTGGGAGCCGTGTTGCGGTAA
- a CDS encoding nucleotidyl transferase AbiEii/AbiGii toxin family protein, producing MLYLETVESSTLELLKKLQRLPVLEQTRLVGGTALALQLGHRKSIDLDFFGTVDCEAEYLRESIAGIASLTILKESPHIHIYIVDGIKVDIVNYKYPWLDDVVLEQGLRLASVSDIAAMKITAIIGRGTKKDFIDIAFLLHHFSLEEILHFYAAKYNDSSVFMAMKSLAYFDDAEADPMPDMFVNQSWQQVKAYILSKIS from the coding sequence ATGCTATACCTGGAAACAGTTGAATCCTCAACCCTGGAACTCCTGAAAAAACTGCAACGGTTGCCGGTGCTTGAGCAAACAAGGTTAGTGGGAGGCACTGCGCTCGCTTTGCAATTGGGGCATCGCAAATCTATTGATTTGGATTTTTTCGGTACGGTAGATTGTGAGGCTGAATATTTGCGGGAATCAATAGCCGGAATAGCTTCGCTGACCATTTTGAAGGAATCTCCCCATATACACATCTATATAGTAGATGGAATCAAGGTTGATATTGTAAATTATAAATACCCTTGGCTTGATGATGTTGTCCTGGAGCAGGGGCTTCGCCTGGCGAGTGTAAGCGATATTGCAGCTATGAAGATTACTGCAATCATAGGCAGGGGTACAAAGAAAGATTTTATAGATATCGCTTTCTTGCTGCATCACTTTTCATTAGAGGAAATCCTGCATTTCTATGCAGCCAAATACAACGACTCCTCTGTTTTCATGGCAATGAAAAGCTTGGCCTATTTTGACGATGCAGAGGCAGACCCTATGCCGGATATGTTTGTAAATCAGTCATGGCAACAGGTAAAAGCGTATATACTCTCGAAGATTTCCTGA
- a CDS encoding YebC/PmpR family DNA-binding transcriptional regulator, protein MGRAFEYRKAAKLKRWGHMAKTFTRLGKQIAIAVKAGGPEPENNPALRSVIATCKRENMPKDNIERAIKNAMGKDQSDYKSMTYEGYGPHGVAVFVDTLTDNPTRTVADVRSVFNKFGGNLGTMGSLAFLFDHKCVFTFKKKDGMDMEEFILDMIDFDIDEDYEEDEEEGTITIYGDPKSYAAIQKHLEEGGFEDVGGEFTYIANDLKDVEPAHRETIDKMVERLEEFDDVQTVYTNMKPEESEE, encoded by the coding sequence ATGGGAAGAGCGTTTGAATATAGAAAAGCTGCCAAATTGAAAAGATGGGGTCACATGGCTAAGACCTTTACAAGACTGGGTAAACAAATTGCTATTGCGGTGAAAGCCGGCGGACCCGAACCGGAAAACAACCCTGCACTGCGTTCGGTTATCGCTACCTGCAAGCGCGAGAACATGCCGAAGGACAACATCGAGCGTGCCATCAAGAATGCAATGGGCAAGGACCAGAGCGACTACAAGAGCATGACCTACGAGGGATACGGACCTCACGGTGTGGCCGTATTCGTGGATACACTGACCGATAACCCCACCCGCACGGTGGCCGATGTGCGCAGCGTGTTCAACAAGTTTGGCGGAAACCTGGGCACAATGGGCTCACTGGCTTTCCTGTTCGACCACAAATGCGTGTTCACTTTCAAGAAGAAAGACGGCATGGACATGGAAGAATTCATCCTCGACATGATCGATTTCGACATCGACGAAGACTACGAAGAGGATGAAGAAGAAGGCACAATCACCATCTACGGTGACCCGAAGAGCTACGCAGCCATCCAGAAGCACCTGGAAGAGGGCGGCTTTGAGGATGTGGGCGGCGAGTTTACCTACATCGCCAACGACCTGAAAGATGTGGAGCCTGCACACCGCGAGACCATCGACAAGATGGTGGAACGCCTGGAAGAGTTTGACGACGTGCAGACGGTGTACACCAATATGAAGCCGGAAGAAAGCGAAGAGTAA
- a CDS encoding smalltalk protein — MSTKSKSVWGIVLKTIVAVATALAGVFGFSSFTGR; from the coding sequence ATGAGCACAAAATCAAAATCCGTATGGGGCATTGTCCTCAAAACCATCGTAGCAGTAGCCACTGCCCTGGCAGGGGTATTCGGTTTCAGTTCCTTCACAGGCCGATGA
- a CDS encoding helix-turn-helix transcriptional regulator, producing MSVKNEDGQYPYLMIGEELRYLLKASGVSLKMIADHAGMSNTTIQTLLKGGM from the coding sequence ATGAGTGTAAAAAATGAGGACGGGCAATATCCCTATCTTATGATAGGTGAAGAGCTCCGCTATCTGTTGAAGGCATCCGGCGTGTCTTTGAAAATGATTGCCGACCATGCCGGCATGAGTAATACCACCATTCAGACCCTTTTAAAAGGGGGGATGTGA
- a CDS encoding DUF3987 domain-containing protein codes for MTNILSDLRRLTEAVHAAGADIAPTYREYVQLAFAIATDCGEAGRSDFLMLCSLSAKYDVHAANKLFSNALKTNNNSVHIGTAFHLAELCNVRPRPAEKPRQDAPTGTLGTPGAPYPAASHTHAHGYYNKAEMPAEEFPEAPAASLPAEAADAGTANSGTACSGTTYPGTTYPEAADPEAADEETCRGSEPLTPLPCFDNRTLWPAPLNEITAHGTTRAQQDIMLLGAVTVLGASMNSHVRCAYGGKMISPSLQTFIVALPASGKGVLSLVRLLVEPIHDEIRLHTAEAMKQYRKEKGAYDSLGKERSQATPPALPPDRMFLISGNNTGTGILQNIMDSEGIGLICESEADTISTAIGSEHGHWSDTMRKAFDHDRLSYNRRTDREYREVKRSYLSVLLSGTPAQVKPLIPTAENGLFSRQLFYYMPAIHKWQNQFDRQDTDLETVFTGLGMQWREQLKRITAGGLFTLRLTPEQKELFNNLFANLFIRSHLANGSEMASSVARLAINICRIMQVVAMLRVLESDDIARSPHLTPDKDISGDNLKDGIITRWDMTILPADFNSVLELTESLYRHATHILSFLPGTEISRRSNADRDALLQSMEREFTRSAFLLQAEATGIKPGTASTWLKRLVKHGMIESVDGKGTYRKPLPNGM; via the coding sequence ATGACCAATATCCTATCCGATTTGCGCCGCCTCACGGAAGCGGTTCACGCAGCGGGCGCCGACATCGCGCCCACCTACAGAGAGTATGTACAACTGGCATTCGCCATAGCCACCGACTGCGGCGAAGCCGGACGCAGCGACTTCCTGATGCTGTGCAGCCTCTCTGCCAAATACGATGTGCACGCGGCAAACAAGCTCTTCAGCAACGCCCTGAAAACAAACAACAACAGCGTCCACATAGGCACCGCCTTCCACCTTGCCGAACTGTGCAACGTGCGCCCCCGCCCCGCAGAGAAGCCACGGCAGGACGCTCCCACGGGTACACTTGGTACGCCGGGTGCACCGTATCCCGCCGCCTCACACACGCATGCGCACGGTTATTATAATAAGGCGGAGATGCCTGCGGAAGAATTTCCGGAAGCGCCCGCAGCCAGCCTTCCCGCCGAAGCAGCCGATGCCGGAACAGCAAACTCCGGAACAGCCTGCTCCGGAACAACCTACCCCGGGACAACCTACCCCGAAGCAGCAGACCCCGAAGCAGCAGACGAGGAGACCTGCCGGGGCAGCGAACCCCTCACCCCGCTGCCCTGCTTCGACAACCGGACGCTCTGGCCCGCACCGCTGAACGAAATTACCGCCCACGGCACCACCCGCGCCCAGCAGGACATCATGCTGCTGGGCGCCGTCACCGTGCTGGGCGCCAGCATGAACAGCCACGTGCGCTGCGCCTACGGCGGCAAGATGATATCGCCCAGCCTGCAAACGTTCATCGTGGCCCTGCCTGCCTCGGGCAAGGGCGTGCTCTCCCTCGTCCGCCTGCTGGTGGAGCCTATCCACGACGAGATACGCCTGCACACGGCAGAAGCCATGAAGCAGTACCGCAAGGAGAAGGGCGCCTACGACTCGCTGGGCAAGGAACGCTCGCAGGCCACCCCGCCCGCACTGCCGCCCGACCGCATGTTCCTCATCTCGGGCAACAACACCGGCACGGGCATCCTGCAGAACATCATGGACTCCGAAGGCATCGGCCTGATATGCGAGAGCGAAGCCGACACCATCTCCACCGCCATCGGCTCGGAACACGGCCACTGGAGCGACACCATGCGCAAGGCCTTCGACCACGACCGCCTCTCCTACAACCGCCGCACCGACCGCGAATACCGCGAAGTAAAACGCAGCTACCTCTCCGTCCTGCTCTCAGGCACTCCCGCCCAGGTGAAACCGCTCATCCCCACCGCCGAAAACGGCCTGTTCTCGCGCCAGCTCTTCTACTACATGCCCGCCATCCACAAGTGGCAGAACCAGTTCGACCGGCAGGATACCGACCTCGAAACCGTATTCACCGGCCTGGGCATGCAGTGGCGCGAGCAACTGAAACGCATCACCGCCGGCGGCCTCTTCACCCTGCGCCTCACCCCCGAACAGAAGGAGCTGTTCAACAACCTCTTCGCCAACCTCTTCATCCGCTCCCACCTTGCCAACGGCAGCGAAATGGCGAGCAGCGTAGCCCGCCTTGCCATCAACATCTGCCGCATCATGCAGGTAGTGGCCATGCTCCGCGTACTCGAATCGGACGACATCGCCCGCTCGCCCCACCTCACCCCCGACAAGGACATCTCCGGCGACAACCTCAAGGACGGCATCATCACCCGCTGGGACATGACCATCCTCCCCGCCGACTTCAACTCCGTGCTGGAGCTTACCGAAAGCCTCTACCGCCACGCCACGCACATCCTCTCCTTCCTGCCCGGAACCGAAATCAGCCGCCGGAGCAACGCCGACCGCGACGCCCTGCTGCAAAGCATGGAAAGGGAGTTTACCCGCTCCGCCTTCCTGCTGCAGGCCGAAGCAACGGGCATTAAACCCGGAACGGCATCCACATGGCTCAAACGCCTGGTGAAGCATGGGATGATAGAGAGCGTGGACGGAAAGGGGACGTACCGGAAACCTCTACCTAATGGGATGTGA
- a CDS encoding BT4734/BF3469 family protein: MNEFKMSLFLAPISPVKDGGTGQIIKPATLKPYKTMTLQEVYRTITANTRLQLLTDRVRRAFDSGDLSAYRALKQELLPYVTPCGTFGRRRSDSLLEASGLVVVDIDHLDSADEAARLRRQLFEDPFLRPELVFISPCGQGVKAFVPYTPDPALPDVRQNAAESIRWAMNYVQCVYADGNRNSAKGVDTSGKDLVRACFLSYDPGALIATRNNLSPENNPLQNQ, translated from the coding sequence ATGAATGAATTCAAAATGTCCCTGTTCCTCGCCCCCATTTCGCCGGTGAAGGACGGCGGCACAGGGCAAATCATCAAGCCTGCCACCCTGAAGCCCTACAAAACCATGACCCTGCAGGAAGTGTACCGGACGATAACCGCCAACACACGCCTGCAACTGCTCACCGACCGCGTGCGCCGGGCATTCGACAGCGGCGACCTATCCGCCTACCGCGCCCTCAAACAGGAGCTTCTGCCCTACGTCACCCCCTGCGGCACGTTCGGCCGCCGGCGCAGCGACAGCCTTCTCGAAGCATCGGGACTTGTAGTGGTGGACATCGACCACCTCGACTCCGCTGACGAAGCCGCCCGGCTGCGCCGCCAACTGTTTGAAGACCCGTTTCTAAGGCCGGAGCTGGTCTTCATCAGCCCCTGCGGACAGGGCGTAAAAGCCTTCGTGCCCTACACCCCCGACCCCGCCCTGCCGGATGTGCGCCAGAACGCCGCCGAAAGTATCCGATGGGCTATGAACTACGTGCAGTGCGTGTATGCCGACGGTAACCGCAACTCCGCCAAAGGCGTGGATACTTCCGGCAAGGACCTCGTGCGGGCCTGCTTTCTGAGTTACGACCCCGGTGCGCTCATAGCTACCCGGAATAATCTTTCGCCGGAAAATAATCCGCTACAAAACCAGTAA